In Natronococcus occultus SP4, the following proteins share a genomic window:
- a CDS encoding bifunctional metallophosphatase/5'-nucleotidase, translated as MSSDQSDCGRRTAVRSRQGEPATERSQVYAVEDDGELRPKEPAEIDAECGCGRTHTRRTFMGATAAAAGALTLGSQVSGVAAEEPEGDTVTIVHDLHTHSEIGEPGEPNIARYWNVVQDQLADRDDAVFLANGDELGSSTISFFTEGAHKIDFMNDMELTAAGVGNHDFDYGVDVAEQRFADSEFPWLNSALYTPDGDLFPETERYTTLEIGDLTVGLFNVVLRNFHGITDYPEEYEQRDPVETAREMTQLLREEEDADVVVCSSHTPHETHFELAEEVDGLDAIFGSHSHYTMDAAEEHAGTVISEVGYAYFHLGVMTLDAEGNLVSWERIDLDEDVEPDSKFKARVEAQYEELEDELEETIGETAVELDTSGSITYGREARIGNLITDTMLDAHPDAEVAFQNGGGIRTNTTYGPGELTAGDVLSILPFGNEIVVFEATGAEIEQVLENRIDTLPDNAFGAQQGQQVAGLQYEWRGHEEPEVLDVFVDGEPLENDETYVVSTTDYLKDTADAYAPFRDADLIWESGTALGPALMEYVETNSPVEPELENRILRVDADLGPQLGVRREDDRTLLCFEAPEHAVAVADAETFVGVTADADTDVPAPETVELEDDRLWIGYDTGELQSFLGRSDAAELRLFGEFEPDDDGYGYTGTDGELLELPVAAVYDRFTLKATLDASSASLQPN; from the coding sequence ATGTCTTCCGACCAGTCCGACTGCGGGCGGCGAACGGCCGTCCGATCGAGGCAGGGCGAACCGGCGACCGAACGGAGTCAGGTGTATGCGGTCGAGGACGACGGTGAGCTCCGTCCGAAAGAACCCGCGGAGATCGACGCCGAATGTGGCTGTGGTCGAACCCACACGCGCCGCACGTTCATGGGTGCGACCGCGGCTGCGGCCGGCGCGCTGACGCTCGGCTCGCAGGTCTCGGGCGTCGCGGCCGAGGAACCCGAGGGCGATACCGTAACGATCGTTCACGATCTCCACACCCACAGCGAGATCGGCGAACCCGGCGAGCCCAACATCGCCCGCTACTGGAACGTCGTCCAGGACCAGCTCGCCGATCGCGACGACGCGGTCTTCCTCGCGAACGGGGACGAGCTCGGCTCCTCGACGATCTCGTTTTTCACCGAGGGTGCCCACAAGATCGACTTCATGAACGACATGGAGCTGACGGCTGCGGGGGTCGGCAACCACGACTTCGACTACGGCGTCGACGTCGCCGAGCAGCGGTTCGCCGATAGCGAGTTCCCCTGGCTGAACTCCGCGCTGTACACCCCCGACGGCGACCTCTTTCCGGAGACCGAGCGGTACACCACCCTCGAGATCGGCGACCTCACGGTCGGGCTCTTCAACGTCGTCCTGCGGAACTTCCACGGGATCACCGACTACCCCGAGGAGTACGAGCAGCGAGATCCCGTCGAGACGGCCCGGGAGATGACCCAGCTGCTTCGGGAGGAGGAAGACGCCGACGTCGTCGTCTGTTCGTCTCACACCCCCCACGAGACCCACTTCGAGCTCGCCGAGGAGGTCGACGGGCTCGACGCCATCTTCGGCTCTCACTCCCACTACACGATGGACGCCGCGGAGGAACACGCGGGCACCGTCATCAGCGAGGTCGGCTACGCCTACTTCCACCTCGGCGTGATGACGCTGGACGCCGAGGGGAACCTCGTCAGCTGGGAGCGCATCGATCTGGACGAGGACGTCGAACCCGACTCGAAGTTCAAGGCGCGCGTCGAGGCCCAGTACGAGGAGCTCGAGGACGAACTCGAGGAGACGATCGGCGAGACGGCCGTCGAACTCGACACCTCCGGCTCGATCACCTACGGCCGCGAGGCTCGGATCGGCAACCTCATCACCGACACGATGCTCGATGCCCACCCCGACGCCGAGGTCGCCTTCCAGAACGGTGGCGGGATCCGGACGAACACCACCTACGGTCCGGGCGAGCTCACCGCGGGCGACGTTCTGAGCATCCTTCCGTTCGGCAACGAGATCGTCGTCTTCGAGGCCACCGGCGCGGAGATCGAACAGGTCCTCGAGAACCGCATCGACACGCTCCCGGACAACGCCTTCGGCGCCCAGCAGGGCCAGCAGGTCGCGGGGCTCCAGTACGAGTGGCGCGGTCACGAGGAGCCGGAGGTCCTCGACGTCTTCGTCGACGGCGAGCCTCTCGAGAACGACGAGACGTACGTCGTCTCGACGACCGACTACCTGAAAGACACCGCGGACGCCTACGCGCCGTTCCGCGACGCCGACCTCATCTGGGAGTCAGGGACGGCGCTCGGCCCGGCGCTGATGGAGTACGTCGAGACCAACAGCCCCGTCGAGCCCGAGCTCGAGAACCGCATCCTGCGGGTCGACGCGGACCTCGGACCGCAGCTGGGCGTCCGTCGCGAGGACGACCGAACGCTGCTCTGTTTCGAGGCGCCCGAACACGCCGTCGCGGTCGCCGACGCCGAGACGTTCGTCGGCGTCACGGCGGACGCCGACACGGACGTTCCGGCGCCCGAGACCGTCGAGCTCGAGGACGACCGTCTCTGGATCGGGTACGACACCGGCGAGCTCCAGTCGTTCCTCGGCCGGAGCGACGCCGCGGAGCTGCGGCTCTTCGGGGAGTTCGAGCCCGACGACGACGGCTACGGCTATACCGGTACCGACGGCGAGCTCCTCGAGTTACCCGTCGCGGCCGTCTACGACCGCTTCACGCTGAAGGCGACGCTTGACGCGTCCTCGGCGTCGCTGCAGCCGAACTGA
- a CDS encoding oxidoreductase produces the protein MSWTAADVPDQSGRTIVVTGANSGIGLEATRELAREGATVIMACRSVERGERAARDVRRNAPDAELRVEECDLGDLESVRAFADRLDAEIDVLINNAGVMAIPRSETADGFETQFGVNHLGHFALTGLLLERLATDGGDAARVVTVSSGVHEQGEIEFDDLQGEDSYNKWEAYAQSKLANVLFAYELERRFLTAGLNADSMAVHPGYADTALQFRGPEQQESRLRLAAMKLLNGLVAQSAEMGALPTLYAATAPEAKGGAYYGPGGLANMRGSPERQASSDRSYDEETARRLWAISRELTGVSYDLPRPKADVPTSD, from the coding sequence ATGAGCTGGACGGCTGCGGACGTTCCCGACCAGAGCGGTCGAACGATCGTCGTAACGGGCGCAAACAGCGGGATCGGGCTCGAGGCGACCCGCGAGCTCGCGCGCGAGGGGGCGACGGTGATCATGGCCTGCCGGAGCGTCGAGCGAGGGGAGCGGGCAGCCCGCGACGTCCGGCGCAACGCGCCCGACGCCGAGCTCCGCGTCGAGGAGTGTGATCTGGGCGATCTCGAGTCGGTCCGGGCGTTCGCCGACCGGCTGGATGCGGAGATCGACGTACTGATCAACAACGCGGGTGTGATGGCGATTCCGCGAAGCGAGACTGCCGACGGGTTCGAGACCCAGTTCGGCGTCAACCACCTCGGCCACTTCGCGCTCACCGGCCTGCTGCTCGAGCGCCTGGCGACCGACGGCGGGGACGCCGCGCGGGTCGTCACGGTTTCAAGCGGCGTCCACGAGCAGGGCGAGATCGAGTTCGACGATCTTCAGGGCGAGGACTCCTACAACAAGTGGGAGGCCTACGCCCAGTCGAAGCTGGCGAACGTCCTGTTTGCCTACGAGCTCGAACGACGGTTCCTGACGGCCGGGCTGAACGCCGACAGTATGGCGGTCCACCCGGGCTATGCGGATACGGCTCTGCAGTTTCGCGGTCCCGAACAGCAGGAGAGTCGCCTCCGACTGGCGGCGATGAAGCTCCTGAACGGGCTCGTCGCCCAGTCGGCCGAGATGGGTGCACTGCCGACGCTGTACGCCGCGACCGCCCCCGAAGCCAAGGGCGGCGCCTACTACGGGCCGGGCGGACTCGCGAACATGCGTGGCTCCCCCGAGCGCCAGGCCTCCTCCGATCGGTCCTACGACGAGGAGACTGCCCGCCGGCTGTGGGCGATCTCGCGGGAGCTGACGGGCGTCAGCTACGATCTGCCGCGTCCGAAGGCCGACGTCCCGACGTCGGACTGA
- a CDS encoding succinylglutamate desuccinylase/aspartoacylase family protein translates to MTAGTHTSEDVTLARLPSGVEITTTVHTYDGAEDGPTLYVQAAQHGREINGTETLRRFHERLPLDSLSGRIVAVPVANPLTFDRVSYTTPEIIDSVNPNMNRVWPGDADGSLHQRMAARLWEYVDGADAVVDLHTGSPDMLPHVVFLEDDEESRALAEAFGTDLLLSEEADDDASDEWHRRGFAGKLRVAAANEGIPSITPELAHNKQILEDAVETGVDGLLDTCRYLGMLPGEVPERERTLARNHLGQVVTDESGLFRPEPGLEIGQPVAEGDPLGTVYDPTTYEPLQSATVGREGLLYTLTRESTVAAGDKLASVALIREE, encoded by the coding sequence ATGACCGCCGGAACGCACACAAGCGAGGACGTGACCCTCGCGCGGCTGCCATCGGGCGTCGAGATCACGACGACGGTCCACACCTACGACGGGGCCGAGGACGGCCCGACGCTGTACGTCCAGGCCGCCCAGCACGGCCGCGAGATCAACGGCACCGAGACGCTGCGACGGTTCCACGAACGGCTCCCGCTCGACTCGCTGTCGGGACGGATCGTCGCCGTTCCCGTCGCGAACCCGCTTACCTTCGATCGGGTCTCGTACACGACCCCGGAGATCATCGACAGCGTCAACCCGAACATGAACCGGGTGTGGCCCGGCGACGCCGACGGAAGTCTCCACCAGCGCATGGCGGCTCGCCTCTGGGAGTACGTCGACGGCGCCGACGCCGTCGTCGATCTCCACACCGGGAGTCCGGACATGCTGCCCCACGTCGTCTTCCTCGAGGACGACGAGGAGTCACGGGCGCTGGCCGAGGCGTTCGGCACCGACCTCCTGCTCTCGGAGGAGGCCGACGACGACGCGAGCGACGAGTGGCACCGCCGCGGATTCGCCGGGAAGCTCCGGGTTGCGGCCGCCAACGAGGGGATTCCCTCGATCACGCCCGAGCTCGCCCACAACAAACAGATCCTGGAGGACGCCGTCGAGACCGGCGTTGACGGGCTGCTCGACACCTGTCGGTACCTCGGGATGCTCCCGGGCGAGGTACCCGAGCGCGAGCGGACCCTCGCCAGGAACCACCTCGGCCAGGTCGTCACCGACGAGTCGGGGCTGTTCCGTCCGGAGCCGGGCCTCGAGATCGGCCAGCCGGTCGCCGAGGGCGACCCGCTGGGAACCGTGTACGATCCGACTACATACGAGCCCCTCCAGTCGGCGACCGTGGGCCGCGAGGGGCTGCTCTACACGCTCACTCGCGAGTCGACCGTCGCAGCCGGCGACAAGCTCGCGAGCGTCGCCCTGATCCGCGAGGAGTGA
- a CDS encoding SDR family NAD(P)-dependent oxidoreductase, which translates to MRLEDETALITGAASGIGRATAERFADEGARVIVTDIDSNGGEAVADELADKGATAEFHELDVTDGEEFHAVVDAVAEEYGLDIVVNNAGTGHPSSRLEDTDDSIRDFVIDVNIKGVWNGCHAALPHMKEQGHGSIVNVGSLASILGLPKQAAYSLSKGAVLNLTRALAAEAGPYGVRANTVCPGFTDTSLLEQYLATEDDPEAAREAMAKEYPLKRLGNPEEIADAILFLASDEASFVSGHGLVVDGGFSTC; encoded by the coding sequence ATGCGACTCGAAGACGAGACGGCGCTGATCACCGGTGCGGCCTCGGGGATCGGACGCGCGACGGCCGAACGCTTCGCCGACGAGGGGGCCCGGGTTATCGTCACCGATATCGACAGCAACGGCGGGGAGGCGGTCGCCGACGAGCTCGCGGACAAGGGAGCGACGGCGGAGTTTCACGAGCTGGACGTCACCGACGGCGAGGAGTTCCACGCGGTCGTCGACGCCGTCGCCGAGGAGTACGGTCTCGACATCGTCGTCAACAACGCCGGCACGGGCCACCCGTCCTCGCGGCTCGAGGACACCGACGACTCGATTCGGGACTTCGTCATCGACGTCAACATCAAGGGCGTCTGGAACGGCTGCCACGCGGCTCTGCCGCATATGAAAGAACAGGGCCACGGTTCGATCGTCAACGTCGGCTCGCTGGCGAGCATCCTCGGGCTGCCCAAGCAGGCGGCCTACTCGCTGAGCAAGGGCGCCGTATTGAACCTCACGCGGGCGCTCGCCGCCGAGGCGGGCCCCTACGGGGTGCGTGCGAATACGGTCTGTCCGGGCTTTACCGATACGTCGCTGCTCGAGCAGTATCTGGCGACGGAGGACGATCCCGAGGCGGCCCGGGAAGCGATGGCCAAGGAGTACCCGCTCAAGCGCCTCGGCAACCCCGAGGAGATCGCCGACGCGATTCTCTTTCTGGCCAGCGACGAAGCCTCGTTCGTCAGCGGCCACGGGTTGGTCGTCGACGGCGGGTTCTCGACCTGCTGA
- a CDS encoding PAS domain-containing sensor histidine kinase, producing MGTRAGFNEGDGRFWRTDDDDAALRQYRTLISAIDDGVYQLDSDGNFVAVNDTIVETTGYEREELLDEHVSLIMADDDVSAVENAVASRLDGESEETEAFELGLRAAGGETVPCELRITPLVEDGELRGTIGVVRDRTDSKRRLDTFESPTVPSGSVTDVLDEADIGVFVLDDGFEVAWADETVEQYFGLDRDAIVGRDKRALVDETVKRRFENPERFAETVLATYEDNSYVERFECQVEPGDDRDGRWLEHYSKPIESGRYAGGRIELYYDITDRKRSESALRESREEFRSLVDTVEEYAIFRLDPDGRVISWNTGAERIKEYDREEILGESFSVFYTPEDRAAGVPERNLERATERGSLEDEGWRVRADGSQFWANVTITPIRDADGTHRGYLKVTKDMTERRRREQRLENELEDVFSRITDAFYAVDEEFRFTHVNDRAEELLQHPEEDLLGERLWDVFPSAAEIDEVWTAFHTAQETQEATSYEVYYDTLGFWVEANLYPSETGISVYFRDVTDRKEREQYLEDTKEQLEAATEAGAVGTWEWNVAEDTFVAGASFARTFGLDPERAREGFPLERVLSSIHEDDRDRVAARIEDALERCGEYEAEYRVRDADGEIRWVFARGHVECDEAGEAETFPGALTDITERKRAELEAETQRRQLETLFRVLPVGAVVADADGSLVRANAAAREIWGGDVFDADSVDEYEKYAAVWADSGKPVEPDEWTMSQVLRGEEVTEPNVYEIRTFDGERRIIMEHGMPVRDERGDVDRAVVTLTDITERREYQRRLEETVDRLETSNERLEDFAYAASHDLQEPLRMVSSYLRLIEDRYGDALDADGEEFLEFAIDGADRMRNMIDGLLEYSRVETKGNPFEPTDLETVVEGVLADLQLRIEESDADVTVDRLPRVNGDPDQLRQVFQNLLSNAIEYSGDEPPVIRVDAERRGEWWTVSVHDEGLGIDPDDQDRIFEVFQRLHGRGEHEGMGIGLAVCQRIVERHGGEIRVDSEPGEGTTFSVTLPAVDES from the coding sequence ATGGGTACGCGAGCGGGTTTCAACGAGGGGGACGGGAGGTTCTGGCGGACGGACGACGACGACGCGGCGCTTCGACAGTATCGGACGCTGATCAGCGCGATCGACGACGGCGTTTATCAACTCGATTCGGACGGGAACTTCGTCGCGGTGAACGATACTATCGTCGAAACAACGGGGTACGAACGGGAGGAACTGCTCGACGAACACGTCTCGCTGATCATGGCCGACGACGACGTTTCCGCCGTCGAGAACGCGGTGGCGTCTCGGCTCGACGGGGAGAGCGAGGAGACCGAAGCGTTCGAGCTGGGTCTTCGAGCCGCCGGCGGCGAAACCGTTCCGTGCGAGCTCCGGATCACCCCGCTCGTCGAGGACGGCGAGCTTCGGGGGACGATCGGCGTGGTGCGGGATCGCACCGACTCGAAACGGCGGCTGGACACGTTCGAATCGCCGACCGTGCCGTCGGGGTCCGTCACTGACGTCCTCGACGAGGCCGATATCGGCGTGTTCGTCCTCGACGACGGGTTCGAAGTCGCATGGGCGGACGAGACCGTCGAGCAGTACTTCGGGCTGGATCGAGACGCCATCGTCGGGCGCGATAAACGAGCGCTGGTGGACGAAACGGTAAAACGCAGATTCGAGAACCCGGAGCGGTTCGCGGAAACGGTGTTGGCCACCTACGAGGACAACAGCTACGTCGAACGGTTCGAATGTCAGGTCGAACCCGGCGACGACCGCGACGGCCGGTGGCTCGAACACTACAGCAAACCGATCGAGTCGGGTCGATACGCCGGAGGACGGATCGAGCTCTACTACGATATCACCGACAGAAAGCGCTCGGAGAGCGCCCTCCGAGAGAGCAGAGAGGAGTTCCGGTCACTGGTCGATACGGTCGAGGAGTACGCGATCTTCCGGCTGGATCCGGACGGTCGCGTCATCAGCTGGAACACGGGCGCCGAGCGGATCAAGGAGTACGACCGCGAGGAGATTCTCGGCGAGTCGTTCTCGGTCTTCTACACGCCCGAGGACCGTGCGGCGGGCGTTCCGGAGCGGAACCTCGAGCGGGCGACCGAGCGCGGATCGCTCGAGGACGAGGGGTGGCGCGTCCGCGCGGACGGGTCGCAGTTCTGGGCAAACGTCACCATCACGCCGATTCGGGACGCCGACGGCACCCACCGGGGCTACCTGAAGGTGACCAAGGACATGACCGAGCGACGCCGGCGCGAGCAACGACTCGAGAACGAACTCGAGGACGTTTTCAGCAGGATCACCGACGCGTTCTACGCGGTCGACGAGGAGTTCCGGTTCACTCACGTCAACGACCGCGCCGAGGAGCTCCTCCAGCACCCCGAAGAAGACCTGCTCGGCGAACGCCTCTGGGACGTCTTTCCGTCCGCCGCCGAGATCGACGAAGTCTGGACGGCGTTCCATACGGCACAGGAGACCCAGGAGGCGACCAGTTACGAGGTCTACTACGACACGCTCGGGTTCTGGGTCGAAGCGAACCTCTACCCCTCCGAAACCGGAATCTCGGTCTACTTTCGGGACGTCACCGATCGCAAGGAACGCGAGCAGTACCTGGAGGACACCAAGGAACAGCTCGAGGCCGCGACCGAGGCCGGTGCGGTCGGGACCTGGGAGTGGAACGTCGCCGAGGACACGTTCGTTGCCGGCGCCTCCTTCGCGCGAACGTTCGGACTCGATCCGGAGCGGGCACGAGAGGGGTTCCCCCTCGAACGGGTGCTGTCGTCGATCCACGAGGACGATCGCGACCGCGTCGCCGCACGGATCGAGGACGCTCTTGAGCGCTGCGGCGAGTACGAGGCGGAGTACCGCGTTCGCGACGCCGACGGCGAGATCCGCTGGGTCTTCGCCCGCGGCCACGTCGAGTGCGACGAGGCGGGTGAGGCCGAGACGTTCCCCGGCGCGCTCACCGACATCACGGAGCGCAAACGGGCCGAACTCGAGGCCGAGACACAACGCAGGCAACTCGAGACGCTGTTTCGAGTGTTGCCCGTCGGCGCCGTAGTCGCGGACGCGGACGGGTCGCTGGTCAGGGCCAACGCCGCGGCCAGGGAGATCTGGGGCGGGGACGTTTTCGACGCCGACTCCGTCGACGAGTACGAGAAGTACGCCGCCGTCTGGGCGGACTCCGGGAAGCCGGTCGAGCCCGATGAGTGGACCATGTCGCAAGTCCTCCGGGGCGAGGAGGTGACGGAGCCGAACGTCTACGAGATTCGGACGTTCGACGGCGAACGACGGATCATCATGGAACACGGGATGCCCGTCAGGGACGAACGCGGCGACGTGGATCGGGCCGTCGTCACGCTCACCGACATCACCGAGCGCCGGGAGTACCAGCGGCGACTCGAAGAGACGGTCGACCGACTCGAGACCTCGAACGAACGGCTCGAAGACTTCGCGTACGCAGCCTCCCACGACCTCCAGGAGCCACTGCGGATGGTTTCGAGCTACCTCCGGCTGATCGAGGACCGCTACGGCGACGCCCTCGACGCGGACGGCGAGGAGTTTCTGGAGTTCGCCATCGACGGCGCAGACCGGATGCGGAACATGATCGACGGCCTGCTCGAGTACTCCCGCGTCGAGACCAAGGGGAACCCCTTCGAGCCGACCGACCTCGAGACGGTCGTCGAGGGCGTCCTCGCGGACCTCCAGCTCCGGATCGAGGAAAGCGACGCGGACGTGACGGTCGACCGGCTGCCCCGCGTGAACGGCGACCCGGACCAGTTGCGACAGGTGTTCCAGAACCTGCTGTCGAACGCGATCGAGTACAGCGGCGACGAGCCACCGGTGATTCGCGTCGACGCGGAGCGACGAGGCGAGTGGTGGACGGTCTCGGTCCACGACGAGGGGCTCGGTATCGATCCCGACGACCAGGACCGAATTTTCGAGGTGTTTCAGCGGCTTCACGGCCGCGGCGAACACGAGGGGATGGGGATCGGGCTGGCGGTCTGTCAGCGGATCGTCGAGCGCCACGGCGGCGAGATCCGCGTCGACTCCGAGCCCGGCGAGGGGACGACGTTCTCCGTTACGCTCCCGGCGGTCGACGAGTCGTAG
- a CDS encoding RNA 2'-phosphotransferase: MTEPVRTCEEHGPFATDDGTCPRCGARGTELLSGDRRRRLSKYTSGALRHFPEDAGLELDERGWASLEALVDAVERTYDWAGSAHVAAVIATDPKGRFERTDGDRVRAAYGHSVDVDLEPTDAPVPNELYHGTAPENLASIRESGLRPMSRQHVHLSESPGAARRVGSRHASDPVVLVVDAAGLLADGHRITKRGRETYTTDRVPPAYLKEADGASDGSGDR, translated from the coding sequence GTGACGGAGCCAGTTCGCACCTGCGAGGAGCACGGCCCGTTCGCGACCGACGACGGCACGTGTCCGCGCTGTGGTGCCCGCGGGACGGAGCTGCTCTCGGGGGATCGACGGCGTCGCCTCTCGAAGTACACGAGCGGCGCCCTGCGGCACTTTCCCGAGGACGCCGGCCTCGAGCTCGACGAGCGAGGGTGGGCGAGCCTCGAGGCGCTGGTCGACGCCGTCGAGCGGACGTACGACTGGGCGGGATCCGCCCACGTCGCGGCCGTGATCGCGACCGATCCGAAGGGGCGGTTCGAGCGAACCGACGGCGACCGCGTCCGCGCGGCCTACGGCCACTCCGTCGACGTCGACCTCGAGCCGACCGACGCGCCGGTACCCAACGAGCTCTACCACGGCACCGCTCCGGAGAATCTCGCGTCGATCCGCGAGTCGGGGCTCCGGCCGATGTCCCGCCAGCACGTCCACCTCTCGGAGAGCCCCGGGGCCGCCCGCCGCGTCGGGAGCCGCCACGCGAGCGATCCCGTCGTCCTCGTCGTCGACGCCGCGGGGCTGCTCGCGGACGGCCACCGGATTACGAAACGCGGTCGCGAGACGTACACGACCGACCGGGTGCCGCCGGCGTACCTCAAGGAAGCCGACGGGGCGTCGGACGGGAGCGGCGATCGCTGA
- a CDS encoding small multi-drug export protein codes for MSQAIAFVDAAGALEETGGILRYVLVFLLAMVPAVEPFVVIPAAIGLGLDPVATGAAAFAGSVTAVCLIVCFQEWLVRWWRRRFGGAEDADDGRTGRARRAWERYGLAGFSVLGPILAGIHFAALLAATIDGRPRRVVAWLAVGLGAWTVVLVGGSVAGLSVLGLS; via the coding sequence ATGTCACAGGCGATAGCGTTCGTCGACGCCGCAGGCGCACTCGAGGAGACGGGTGGTATTCTCCGGTACGTCCTTGTGTTCCTGCTCGCGATGGTCCCGGCGGTCGAACCGTTCGTCGTGATCCCGGCCGCGATCGGACTCGGACTCGATCCCGTCGCGACGGGGGCCGCTGCGTTCGCCGGCAGCGTTACCGCCGTCTGTCTGATCGTGTGCTTCCAGGAGTGGCTCGTCCGCTGGTGGCGACGTCGATTCGGGGGCGCCGAGGACGCCGACGACGGCCGAACCGGGCGGGCGCGGCGCGCGTGGGAGCGCTACGGCCTCGCGGGCTTCTCGGTTCTCGGCCCGATCCTGGCCGGGATCCACTTCGCAGCGCTGCTGGCCGCGACGATCGACGGCCGACCGCGACGGGTCGTCGCGTGGCTCGCGGTCGGGCTCGGTGCCTGGACGGTTGTCCTCGTCGGCGGCTCGGTCGCCGGACTCTCCGTCCTCGGGCTCTCGTAG
- a CDS encoding peptidylprolyl isomerase has translation MGNVTATLHTSKGDIDVELYDERAPRTVDNFVGLATGGQEWTDPETGEDVEGEPLYDDVLFHRIIEDFMIQTGDPTGTGRGGPGYQFDDEFHEELRHDDEGILSMANSGPDTNGSQFFITLDAQPHLDDRHAVFGKVTDGMDVVREIGNVETDANDRPREDVLLESVSVDYE, from the coding sequence ATGGGCAACGTTACTGCGACCCTGCACACGAGCAAGGGCGACATCGACGTCGAACTCTACGACGAGCGCGCGCCGCGGACCGTCGACAACTTCGTCGGACTTGCGACGGGCGGCCAGGAGTGGACCGATCCCGAGACCGGCGAGGACGTCGAGGGCGAGCCGCTGTACGACGACGTGCTCTTTCACCGGATCATCGAGGACTTCATGATCCAGACCGGCGACCCGACGGGGACGGGCCGGGGTGGTCCCGGCTACCAGTTCGACGACGAGTTCCACGAGGAGCTGCGCCACGACGACGAGGGCATCCTCTCGATGGCCAACTCCGGGCCGGACACCAACGGCTCGCAGTTTTTCATCACGCTGGACGCCCAGCCCCACCTCGACGACCGCCACGCCGTCTTCGGGAAGGTAACCGACGGGATGGACGTCGTCCGCGAGATCGGCAACGTCGAGACCGACGCCAACGACCGACCCCGCGAGGACGTCCTCCTCGAGTCGGTCTCGGTCGACTACGAGTAG
- a CDS encoding OsmC family protein, which yields MSESNLQEEQEPLKAEYEENPEAARVTLTATGEEGDDSRACSVDIGRAIHEAELHEGAGGPGTGACSGDLLLGALAACSQLTAQAVAENFGLDVDVGVEASGDLDLRGTMGVAEDVPVGFQDIRLEVTVEGDVDEETRAALQQYTERYCVVYQTLAEPSALETEWTFRTDGDGAD from the coding sequence ATGAGTGAGAGTAACTTGCAGGAGGAACAGGAGCCGCTGAAAGCCGAGTACGAAGAAAATCCCGAGGCAGCCCGGGTCACGCTGACCGCGACCGGAGAGGAAGGGGACGACAGCCGGGCCTGCAGCGTCGACATCGGGCGGGCGATCCACGAGGCCGAACTCCACGAGGGCGCCGGTGGCCCCGGTACCGGAGCCTGTTCGGGTGATCTGCTGCTGGGCGCGCTGGCGGCGTGCTCGCAGCTCACCGCACAGGCCGTCGCGGAGAACTTCGGGCTCGACGTCGACGTCGGTGTCGAGGCCAGCGGCGACCTCGATCTGCGAGGGACGATGGGCGTCGCCGAGGACGTCCCGGTCGGATTCCAGGACATCCGCCTCGAGGTGACCGTCGAGGGGGACGTCGACGAGGAGACGCGGGCCGCGCTACAGCAGTACACCGAACGCTACTGCGTGGTTTACCAGACCCTCGCGGAGCCGTCGGCCCTCGAGACCGAGTGGACCTTCCGAACGGACGGCGACGGAGCGGACTGA